The Labrus bergylta chromosome 15, fLabBer1.1, whole genome shotgun sequence genome includes a region encoding these proteins:
- the LOC136182798 gene encoding tripartite motif-containing protein 16-like — MHRHMLCRSEVKLVLSYEEVNLRQSLLPRGEMTQKGVQLDRETFSCSICLDLLKDPGTLTCGHSYCMKCIKSHWDTEDEKTVYSCPQCRQTFTARPDLRKNTMLADLVEELKKTGLQAAPADHCYAGSEDVACDVCTGRKLKACKSCLFCLISFCEKHLQPHYDSPAYTKHKLVEPSKKLQENVCSRHDEVMKMFCRTDQQSICYLCSVDEHKGHDTVSAAAERSEKQRELEVSRQNILQRIQDREKDVKLLQQEVEAINGSADKTVGNSEKMFTELIRLMEKRRSDVKQQVRSQQQTEVSRVRELQEKLEQEITELKRRDAEMKKLSHTQDHNQFLHDYPSLSPLSESTHSSSIKIRPLRYFEDVTAAVSEVRDKLQDVLREKWTNISQTVTEVDVLLPDPEYMTRAEFLKYSCDITLDPNTVNTELLLSDGNRKVRFTRETHPYSSHPDRFTDWRQVLSKESLTGRCYWEVEKRRGVSVAVTYKNISRAGRLNECAFGCNDKSWALYCLNNSYNFCYNNVETPFSGPQSSRVGVYLDHRAGILSFYSISETMTLLHRVQTTFTQPLHAGLRFYGWVGDSAELCKLK; from the coding sequence atgcacagacacatgctttgtagatcagaggtGAAACTTGTTCTCAGTTATGAGGAAGTGAATCTCAGACAGTCGTTGTtaccgagaggagaaatgacgcagaaaggagttcagctggaccgggaaaccttctcttgttcgatctgtctggatctcctgaaggatccggggACTCTtacctgtggacacagttactgcatgaagtgtattaaaagccactgggatacagaggatgagaagacagtctacagctgccctcagtgtagacaGACCTTCACAGCGAGGCCtgacctgaggaaaaacaccatgttggcagatttagtggaggagctgaagaagactggactccaagctgctcctgctgatcactgctatgctggatctgaagatgtggcctgtgatgtctgcaccgggagaaaactgaaagcctgtaagtcctgtctcttctgtttgatctcattttgtgagaaacacctccagcctcattATGATTCACCTGCCTATacaaaacacaagctggtggagccctccaagaagctccaggagaacgtctgctctcgtcatgatgaggtgatgaagatgttctgtcgtactgatcagcagtctatctgttatctctgctctgtggacgaacacaaaggtcatgacacagtctcagctgcagcagaaaggagtgagaagcagagagagctagaggtgagtcgacaaaacatcctgcagagaatccaggacagagagaaagatgtgaagctgctccaacaggaggtggaggctatcaatggctccgctgataaaacagtggggaacagtgagaagatgttcactgagctgatccgtctcatggagaaaagacgctctgatgtgaagcagcaggtcagatcccagcagcaaactgaagtgagtcgagtcagagagcttcaggagaagctggagcaggagatcactgagctgaagaggagagacgctgagatgaagaagctgtcacacacacaggaccacaaccagtttctacacgactacccctcactgtcaccactcagtgaatctacacactcatccagcatcaagatccgtcctctgaggtactttgaggacgtgacagcggctgtgtcagaagtcagagataaactacaggacgtcctgagagagaaatggacaaacatctcacagacagtgactgaagtggatgttttactgccAGACCCAGAGTAcatgaccagagctgagttcttaaaatattcatgtgacatcacactggatccaaacacagtaaacacagagctgttattatctgatgggaacagaaaagtaagATTTACGAGAGAGACCCAtccttattctagtcacccagacagattcactgattggcgtcaggtcctgagtaaagagagtctgactggacgttgttactgggaagtggagaagagaagaggagtttctgtagcagtcacatacaaaaatatcagcagagcagggagatTGAATGAGTGTGCATTTGGatgtaatgacaaatcttgggcaTTATATTGTTTGAACAACAGTTATAACTTTTGTTACAACAATGTCGAGACTCCTttctcaggtcctcagtcctccagagtaggagtgtacctggatcacagagcaggtattctgtccttctacagcatctctgaaaccatgactctcctccacagagtccagaccacattcactcagcctctacatgctggactcaggTTTTATGGGTGGGTTGGAGACTcagctgagttgtgtaaactgaaatag